A window of Nitrospirota bacterium genomic DNA:
GCATGAAGATTGACGAGGCAGTACCTTCGACCCCTGTAGAGGTTCTCGGATTGCCTGATGTCCCGCAGGCAGGTGATTCATTTATTGTTGTTGAAGATGAGAGAAAAGCAAGAAACATTGCCCTTTTGAGAGAACAAAGACAGAAGAGCGAAGCGATTTCAAAAGTCAGGAAACTTACACTCGATGACCTGTATGCGAAGATAAAAGAAGGGGCGGTGAAAGAACTCCCACTTATTGTGAAGGCAGATGTTCAGGGTTCTGTAGAGGCGGTTAGAGATGCACTTGAGCGTCTTGGCACAGATGCAGTTAAGGTAAAAATGATACATGGTTCTGTAGGGGGTATTACAGAGACTGATGTGATGCTTGCCTCAGCATCAAACGCTATAATCATAGGTTTTAATATAAGACCTGAACCAAAGGCAAGTTCACTCGCGGAGAAAGAGGGTGTTGATATAAGGTTATACAATGTTATATATGATGCTATATCAGATGTAAGGGCTGCCATGGAAGGACTCCTTGAACCTACATTCAAAGAAAAGGTCGTAGGGAGGGCAGAAGTCAGACAGACATTTAACATATCGAAAGTAGGGACAGTCGCTGGATGTTATGCTGTAGATGGTCTTATATCAAGGAGTAATACCTCTGTCAGGGTTATCAGAGATAGCGTAGTAATATATGAGGGTAAGATTGCCTCACTCAGGCGATTCAAGGAAGATGTAAAAGAGGTTCAGTCAGGATACGAATGTGGCATACTGGTTGAGAATTTTAATGATATAAAGATAGGAGATATACTTGAGGTCTTTACGACCGAAAAGGTAGCAGCCAAACTTTAAATAACCTAAATTGAGCGGTTCTTTTAAGACTGTCATTGCGAGGAAGAGATTCCTCGTGGAGTTTATCCTGAGCAGAAAAGCGAGATTCTTCGCTCCGCTCAGAATGACATGCGAAGGACTCGGGATGACAGTTTTGAAGGGTTTATGTTCGTTGGCATCCTCACAATAGATATCCATATTCCTGAAAACGACTCCCTTAAGTGGAAGAGGCATGTCTTACAAAGTATAAAGGACAGAGTAAGAAACAACTTCAATGTATCTATATCTGAGGTTGATAATAGTAACCTCTGGCAGCGAACTACTATAGGGGTTGCTGTAATCAGCAACGATAGGACTCATATCAACCAGACTCTGCAAGGAGTTATCTCAACAATAGACAGAATACCATCAATAGAGATAATAGACTACCGCATAGAGATGATGTAAGTTCTTAAAATTTTTTGGTTTGATTACTATGTTTCATTCATATAAGCGATCTGAGAGGGTTGGTGACCTCATACGCCGTGAGATAGCAGACATCATCATGCATAAGACTAAGGATCCGAGGATAGGTTTTATTACGGTTACTGGGGTTGACCTCAGCAATGACCTGAGACATGCAAAGGTATATATCAGTGTGTACGAGAGAGAGACTGAGGGTACAGAGGAAAATACGCTACAGGCTTTAAAGAACGCTACAGGATTCATAAGAGGTGAACTCTCTAAGAGGATCAGGCTGCGATTTATGCCTGAGATAGTATTTAAACTTGATAAATCAGCGGAATATGGTGAGAAGATTGAGCGTTTATTGAGGGGACAGAATGAATAAAATAATAGAGATTATCAACAGAAATTCTACTTTTCTCATAACTACCCATATAAATCCAGAGGGAGATGCAATTGGTTCAGAGCTTGCACTATTTCTTATTCTTAAGAAATTGGGTAAGAAGGCTATGATATTAAACAGTGACACTGTTCCTCTTATATACCGCTTTCTTCCCCATTCTGAGGCAATTGTTGTATCAAACCCTGAACTTGTTTCAGGGCTATCCGGCGACTACGATGTCCTCTTTATTGTTGATTGCGGAGACCTCGAAAGAACAGGGTTAAGGATTGAAGGGATAAGGGGTAAGATTGCGGTGATTGACCATCATATAACGAGCAAGCCATTTGGAGACCATTCGTGGATCGAACCCTCAGCATCTTCAACAGGCGAGATGATATATGAGCTTGCTGTCTCACTCGGGGTTAATATTGATACCGATATAGCTATAAACCTTTATACATGTATACTTACAGATACAGGGTCATTCAGATATTCAAGCACAACACCAAAGGCACTAAAGATTGCAGGTTTACTTCTGGAGAAGGGCATAGATCCATGGAGAGTTACAGAAGAGGTCTATGAGTCCCAATCTCTTAACAGAATAAGATTACTTGGTATGGTTCTCTCAAAGATAGAAATCAGTGACGATGGGAAGATTGCATGGATTGTTGTTACACAGGATATGTACAGAGATACCGCAACAACAGCTGAGGATACAGAAAATTTTGCGAATTATCCTCGTGCTATCAGAGATGTAGATGTATCAATATTTTTCAGAGAACTTGAGAATGGTAGGTTTAAGATAAGTTTCAGGTCAAAGGGTCATATAGATGTCTCTGCAGTTGCACAGATCTTTGGTGGAGGTGGACACCACAACGCTGCTGGATGTGTTATTGAAGCAGGACTTGATGATGCGAAGAGAATGGTGATAAGTGCAGTAGAGAATATTATTAGGTCTGTTTAATGACGAGATTGCTTCGCCTTCTGCTCGCAATGACAATCCTTCTCAGTCATTGCGAGGCACGGAGTGCCGAAGCAATCTAAAAGTATTGAAATCCAAATGGATGTGGTCATAAACATAAACAAACCTGAAGGGATTACCTCACAGGGTGTGGTAAACAGGGTAAAGAGGATGCTATGTATAAAAAAGGCAGGACATACAGGAACCCTCGACCCTTTTGCTACAGGGGTGCTACCAGTATGCACAGGGAAAGCCACAAAGCTCTTTAGTAGACTGATAAACTCAGACAAGGAATACATCGCAGCCATCAAGATAGGCGAATCTACTGATACCGAAGATTCGTCAGGGACAATTATACAAGCCGTCAATACCAGTCATATAACAGAGGGTATGGTTATGGATGCCCTACAGAGATTTAAAGGTAGCATATCACAGATTCCACCAATGTATTCTGCACTAAAATTAAATGGAACTCCTTTATATAAATTAGCGCGTAGAGGTATAATTGTAGAAAGGAAGGCAAGGATAATCACTATACATCATATAGAAATACTCGGTATCGCTCTTCCTTTTATTACACTGCATATCCACTGCTCTGCAGGGACATATATCCGAACACTTGCTTATGATATAGGTAGCGTTCTCGGTGTGGGAGGGCATCTGGTTTCCTTGAGTCGAATCAGGGCAGGGCAGTTCAGGATAGAAGACTCTATCAGACTGGATGAACTTGCATCATACACAAAAGAAGGAAGGACACCGAAGGGTATGTATTCTCTTGAACAGGTACTTTTAACAATGAGCAATTAATAATTGCGTAATTTGAGATAATATACTTTACAGGTCGCTGTGTCTTATGTTAAGGTATACAATAAAATTTCAGGGAAGGTGGTGAATAAATGCCCCTACAGAAGGAAAAGAAAAGAGACCTTATCGCTAAATACAGACTTCATGATACGGATACCGGGTCTCCAGAGGTGCAGATAGCCTTGCTCAGTGAGAGGATCAATTATCTTATGGAACATTTCAAATTCCACAAAAAGGATTCTCATTCAAGAAGAGGGCTTCTCATGATAGTCGGACAGCGGAGGCGTTTATTAGATTATCTCAAAGATAACGATGCAGAACGCTATAAAAGGTTGATAGCACGCCTTGGTATCAGGAAATAAGGTAAAGGAAATTTTCAATATATTGAAAACTGATGGACAGGATCTTATAATGCTGAAGAAGATGGGTATAAATATAAGGGATACTGAACTTTCGTTGGAGACAGGACGTATCGCAAAGCAAGCAGATGCCTCAGTGAGTGTGCAGTATGGCGATACTATAGTGCTTGCTACCATTGTGTCATCAAAAGAGCCGTGGGATGGATTTGGTTTTTTTCCCCTGACTGTAGATTATCAAGAAAAGGCGTATGCAGCAGGAAAGATCCCGGGAGGCTATTTTAAAAGAGAGGGAAGACCTACCGAGAAAGAGATACTTACCTCAAGGCTGATAGATAGACCCCTTCGTCCATTATTTACTGATGGATTCTGCAATGAGACACAAATTATTGTGTCAGTGCTTTCTTATGGCGATGAAAACATATCTGATATTCTCGGAATAATAGGGACATCTGCCGCACTTACCATCTCTGAGATTCCATTTCTCGGTCCAATTGGAGCGGTCAGGATAGGCAGGATTGGTGATAAATTTATAATCAATCCCGACCTTTCAGAAGTAGAAGAATGCAGTATTAATCTCATAGTTGCTGGAACAGAAGAATCCGTTGTTATGATTGAGGGAGGAGCAAATGAGGTGAGTGAATCTGAAATGATACAGGCTATTCGTATCGCACATCAGAGTATTAGAGAAATAGTTGAACTACAGAAAAAATTTGGAGCAATCTATGCTGTCGAGAAGAAAGTGATTCCACCTCTGATTATAGAGGAAGATATTAAGCGCGCTGTGGAGAGGATTGCCAGTGAAAAGATAAAAGAGGCTATCAGGATTCCATATAAACAGAGACGTCAGAATGCACTGGATAGTATCCTGAATGAGACAATACTGATCCTGAATTCGAGTTCAGGACAAGACCTAGAAAGAGATTATTCGCGAGAGATTAGTGCAGTCTTTTTTAATCTTGAGAGAGATGAGGTAAGGGGAATGATTCTCCGTGATGGTGTGAGGGTGGATGGTAGAGGACCGGGAGATATACGTCCTATCTCCTGTGAGGTTGGAGTGCTTCCGAGAGCTCATGGTTCAGCGATATTTACAAGAGGTGAGACACAGAGCCTTGTTGTCGCTACACTTGGCACATCTGAGGATGAACAGCGTATAGATGCGCTCGAGGGTGAATCCACAAAGGCATTCATGCTACATTATAATTTTCCACCATTCAGTGTTGGTGAGGTTAAGCCCTTAAGGTCCCCTGGCAGGAGAGAAATAGGACATGGTGCACTGGCAGAGAGAGCACTGAGACCTGTTATTCCAGATAAGACAGAATTTCCTTACACAATAAGGGTTGTATCCGATATTCTTGAATCTAATGGGTCTTCTTCGATGGCTACAGTCTGTGGAGGGACACTTGCTCTCATGGATGCAGGTGTTCCAATAAGGTCTCCGGTAGCAGGGATAGCCATGGGGCTTATTAAGGAAGGTGACAAAACAATAGTTCTCTCAGACATATTAGGACTTGAGGACTACCTTGGAGATATGGACTTTAAGGTAGGAGGCACAGAAAATGGTATAACAGCCTTTCAGCTTGATGTAAAGATTACAGGTATAAGTCTTGACATTATGGAAATGGCACTTGAGCAGGCGAGAGAAGGTAGATTACATATCCTCAAAAAGATGACGGAGGTGATTTCTTCTCCAAGGCCAAAACTTGCTGCACATGCACCAAGGATATACACCATACAGATTAAGCCTGAGAAGATAAGAGATGTTATAGGAACAGGTGGTAAGGTTGTAAGGAGTATAATTGAACAAACAGGCGTTAAGATAGATATAAATGATAATGGCATAATAAATATAGCCTCACTGGATGAGAGTGCAGCTCAGAAAGCAATAGAAATCATTAATGGTATAGTAGCAGAGGCAGAGGTAGGGAAGATATATCTCGGTAAGGTAAAAAGGTTAGTTGATTTTGGTGCATTTGTTGAAATTCTCCCAGGCACAGAAGGACTTGTTCATATCTCGCAGATTTCAGACCACAGGGTAATGCGGGTATCTGATGAACTTCGTGAGGGTGATGAGATACTCGTAAAAGTCATAGAGATAGATAAGCAGGGAAAGATAAGATTGAGTCGGAAAGAAGCCCTCAGAGAGTCAGATGATGTTAAAAGAGCAAGGGATCGCACCACTGTGCGTAAATAATCCTTAAATTAGCATATAAAGGGTCTATGACCCGTAGGGATTTTCAAATCCCTTTTTTTATGTCTGTAAAACCATGTATAGACAATACACCCTTGACAATGGTATCCCCGTAGTCTTTGATTTGATGTATGATGTCCACTCAGCGGCTGTTGGGGTCTGGGTAAAGATTGGTTCAAGAGATGAGATCGAGGATAAAAATGGTATATCACATTTTATAGAACACATGTTCTTTAAAGGGACAAAGACGAGGACTGCACAAGATATAGCCATCGAGATTGATTCCATAGGAGGGGAACTGAATGCATTTACATCAAAAGAAGAAACTACATTCTATACAAGGGTGCTTGACGAACACCTCACGACAGCTATCGACTTACTTGCCGATATTTTTCTTAATTCTGTGATTGATGTGCAGGAACTTAAAAAGGAAAAAAGAATAATAATCGAAGAGATCAAGATGGTCGAGGATACACCAGATGAGTATGTTCATGATCTCTTATATGAAGTTGCATGGGGTCGTAGTGCCCTTGGCAGACCTGTTCTTGGAAGAAAGGAAACCGTGACATCGTTTACCAGAGATGATTTAGTTGATCACATTAAAAACTTTTATACATCTCGTGATATTGTTATTGCTGCTGCAGGAAACATAAACCCTGATAGCCTATTCTTGGCGCTCAACAGATCGTTCGGTAAGATACCGTATATTAATAATAAAAGAGAATATCAATCGCCACAATTCTCTAAAGGCATCCTTATGAAAAAAAAGAAGTTAAAAGAGGTTCACATATGTATTGGTGTTGAGGGTATAAGGTATGATAATGATGACAGATATGCAGTGATGTTGTTAAATGCGATGTTTGGTGGAAGTGTGAGCTCGAGACTATTTCAAGAGATAAGGGAGAATCGAGGACTTGTGTATACGATATCCTCTTATCCTGTATTTTATCGTGATACAGGTCTTCTTATAACATATGCAGGAACAGGGAAATCAAAGGCAGGAGAAGTAATAAGGCTTATTATTCAGGAGATGCGAAAATTAAAAGAAGAGAGAGTAAAAGATGCAGAACTCAGGAGGGCAAAGGAACACATAAAAGGGGGATTGCTTTTCGCTCTCGAGAGTACAAGCCACAGGATGGTCCAGATAGCACGCAATGAGATATGTTTTGGCAGGCAAATTACAACAGAAGAGATAGTGCAAAATATAGAGGATGTCACAACCGAGAAGATACAGGAGATCGCAGAGAGTATTTTTAAAAATGAATCAATTGCGATAACGGTGTGTGGTGCAATAAACCACCTTGATTTAAAAGAAGAAGATATAAAGTTATGAGACTCCAGAGAGGCCTTGTACACATATATACAGGAAAAGGAAAAGGAAAGACAACCGCCGCATTCGGGCTCGCAATGAGGGCTGTTGGAGAAGGGCTTAAGGTCTTAATCATCCAGTTCTTGAAAGGAAGGGTTCCTTTAACGGGGGAGGCAGCGATTGCAAAGGTTATGTTCCAGAGCATTGAGATCTTGAGATTCAATGACCAGGTGCATCCCCTATTTGCTGGCAGGAATTCTGATGAGAATAAACTTAAAGAATCTATAGCCTCAGCCTTTGCCATTACAAGAAAGAAAATAGAGAGCGGCGAGTATGATCTTGTAGTGCTGGATGAGATAAATAATGTTATTAAGGGAGGATGGCTTTCGGTGGCTGAGGTGGCGGAATTGATAAAGAACAAGCCTGTTCACACGGAACTTGTGCTTACTGGAAGGAATGCACCAAAAGAATTAATAGATATCTCTGACTATGTAACTGAAATGAAGATGATAAAACATCCCTCTAAGACTGGGATAAAGGCAAGGAGGGGAATTGAATACTAAAAGTCAGAAGTCAGATAAAAAGACTTCGCAACTCACAACTCATAACTCAAGACTTATCTTTATCACTGGTGGGGTAAGGTCAGGGAAAAGTGAATACGCAATGAGCATGGCTGAAGTTATTGATGGCAGAAAGGCGTTCATTGCAACCGCAGAGTCTCTTGATGATGAGATGGCTGAGAGAATAAAGAGACACAGAGAACGACGTAATCAATCATGGGATACCTATGAGGCACCACTTGATATGTATTCAACACTGAGAGATATAAGTGAAAATTATTCTGTAATACTGATTGACTGTATTACGCTCTGGCTTTCAAATCTTATACTTTCAGGTAAGAATGCAGACAATATCTTTATAATAGTTGACGAGTTTTTGAGGATTATAGCAACCTGTAATTCAACAGTGATAGTAGTATCGAATGAAGTTGGGTGGGGGATAGTCCCTGATAATCGAATTGCGAGAGAGTTTCGGGACACTGCAGGAAGGGTAAATCAGATGATTGCATCAGCTGCTGACAGTGTTTATATGGTTATATCAGGAATACCGCTGAGACTTAAATAAAAGGAATCAAGAAGTCCAGAAAATAGCCGAGGCATCTTGCTGAAGAAATTCAGAAATCAAAAATTTTGCATTTTGATTTTTGAATTTTTATACATTTTCGTCATGAGCCTAACAATATTTAACAGCATTATAACCGCATTTAAGTTTCTGACTATTCTGCCTCTTGGAGGCTATCTACCAGATGAACGGGCAATCGGTAAGTCTATTGTCTTTTTCCCATTTGTTGGTATAACGATAGGTGGTATTCTATACATCTCTGACTATCTTTTATCGACGATATTTACTCGTTCTGTTGTTGATGCACTCTTGATTACAGTCCTTGTAATCATCACGGGTGGATTGCATATAGATGGTTTTGCTGATACTGTAGATGGGATTGCAGGAGGAAAGAACCCACAGGACAGGTTGAGAATTATGAAGGAAAGCAATATCGGTGCTGTTGGAGTGAGTTGTGTTGTGCTTTTACTGTTGATTAAGTATTCAGCCCTTTTATCAATTATAGAGGTACAAAAGGGTGGTGCACTACTTATGGCACCTATGATTAGTCGGTGGTCACAGGTTCAAGCCATCTGTATGGGCAAGTCTGCGAGGGAGGATGGACTTGGCAGGATTTTTATTGAAAATGGTAGTGCCGTCAAATTCCTGTTTGCGACAGCCTTTGTGACATCCATGACTATATTTGTTCTACCATTAATAAAGGTGTTATTACTGCTTGCAATAATTTTTATTATATCTCTCATTTTCCTTGTCTTCTTTAACAGGATGTTCAACGGTGTAACCGGGGATGCTATAGGATCGGTAAGCGAGATAAATGAGGTTATTGTGCTGCTGGTTTTACTGGCGATGCAATAACGTCAAAGGATGTTGTGCTATGACTACATTGTATCTCATCCGTCATGGTGAGGTGGTTAATGCGTGGGAGAAGAGGTATAATGGACAGATAGATGTGCCACTGACCCAGTATGGGATAGAACAGATCAAAGATATTTCAAGAAGGCTTGATGGTGTGGACATAAAGGTGATATATGCCACAGGGTTGATACGGACAGTTAGGGGCGCTGAGATAATAGCAGAAAGACTGAAGAGGATCCCTGTTATCATAAAGGAGGAGCTCAAGGAACGAAAACTCGGGAAGTGGGAAGGTCTTACGCTCAATGAAATCATAGAGCAGTATCCTGAGGGGTGGAGCGCATGGAAGGCTGACATGATGAATTACAGACCACCAGGTGGAGAAAGTCTCAGAGAATTGAGTGATAGGGTAGTGCCTGCTGTAAGAGAATTAATCACTTTGCACAAGGGAGAAGAAATTGTAATAGTCGGGCATGGAGGGGTTAATAGGGTTATCATCTGTGAAGCATTGAACCTTTCCCCTGAAAACTTTTACAGGATAGAACAGAAATATGGGGCGTTGAATATCATTGAATACTTTGATGACGGCAAGACGGTAGTAAAATTGATGAACGGTTGAAATCACTAACTGACTGTTTTTGTTGATTTCCATGCATGGTATATTCTCTGGATGGCAGTGATATGTGTCAGGACAAGCAGTATCCAGAGGGTTTCTTCAAGTAATCCAGTTATTGCCCCAGCACTGAGAAGGATTATTCTCTCAGGCCTTTCCATCAAGCCTATATTACAGTCGATCCCGAGTCCCTCTGCCCTTGCCCTTGTATAGCTTATAAGGAACGATCCGAGCATCACACCAAATGTGACCAGCGTATATAAAATGCTATTGTTAGAGATGTAATAAACCATTAATCCACCAAACAGAGCTGCATCAGAATATCTGTCAAGCACAGAGTCGAGGAATGCACCAAATCTTGTGGTCTTCCCTGAATTTCTTGCAAGTATTCCGTCAAGGAGGTCAAAACTACCTGCTAACAGTATAAGTATACCTGCGAGTTTTGGCAGTTGGAATATAAATGATGCTGATGCGATAAGGTTTATTAAAAATCCTGTTAGTGTAAGACTGTTAGGACTGAGAATTCCATTGAGTGACAGGATGTTCGCTATAGGAGCTAATAGTTTATCAAGGCTATGCCCGAGTTTTTCACCCAGCAACTACCGCTCCCTCTTACCTGCAATAAATTCTTCCACCATTTCTCTTGCTGTTACATCGTGAAATTGTTTTAGGGGGTGTTTCATAAAATATGCCGAAGCAGATGTCAATACTCCTCCAACCTTTCTGTCCCTTGCAAGTTTACAGCATCTAATGGCATCAATTACTATCCCTGCACTATTCGGTGAATCTTCTACAGAAAGTCTTAATTCAAGGTGCATGGGGACGCTACCAAATCCTCTACCCTCAAGCCTCAAAAAGCATATCTTGTTATCATTCTGCCACTGTACATAATCAGAAGGACCTATATGTATGTTCTCCTCATCAAGTGGGAGATCAAGCTCTGATTGAACTGCCTCAGTCTTAGATATCTTTTTTGATCTGAGTCGGCTGCGGTTGAGCATATTGAGAAAGTCTGTGTTTCCCCCTACATTCAACTGGTAAGTCCTATCCAGTTTTACACCTCTGTCTACAAAAAGTTTGGAAAGCATTCTATGTATAATTGTTGCACCTATCTGAGATTTTATGTCATCTCCTATTATCGGGATAGACTTCTTCTCAAATCTCTTTACCCAGTTACTGTTAGATGCTATAAAAACAGGAACACAGTTTATAAAGCTAACTCCTGTACTCAGGGCAGCCTCTGCATAAAAGGCTGTGGCTTTTTCAGAACCAACTGGGAGATAATTGACTATAATATCGGTGCCACTTTTCTTAAGCACCTTTTTTATATCGCATGGTTTTTCCTTTGCAATCACAAATCTTCTGTCTTCAGGATAATCTTTCATATGTTCGGAGACACCATCCAGAACTTCTCCCATATTCACTATAACCCCGTTATCAGGGACATCAGGGAAAAAAGTCAAAGTGCAGTTTGGTTTTGCAAATATTGCCTCATTTAGTGGTCTCCCGACTTTTCTTTTGTCGATGTCAAATGCTGCTACTATCTCTATGTCCTCAGGTATATACCCACCGAGATTATAGTGCATAAGCCCTATTGACTGTTTGTATTCATCTCTGGTAATGGATTTGTAATACTCTATACCCTGAATGAGAGAGGATGCACAGTTGCCTACACCTACTATAGCGACCCTTATCTTTCCCACTATGCCAATTCCTTTACGATTTAATCCTCTTCAAAAAGAAAAGGAGTTCATCAAGCTGAAACTCCTCAAGATTCAAATCATCAAGCAGACGATTTAATACATCTCGATAATGTGTCCTTACTCGTTCAAATATTCTATAGACTGTATCCTTATCTATCCCTGTAAGCTTGGCGGTTGTCCTTATACTATTCCCTTCCGCAAGATACCTTAATGCCTTCAATATTGTGACTTCATCTGTGTGGAGTCTGAAGAATATAGAGTTTCTTCGCTCTGAGAAACGGAAATTGCAGGTTTTACACCTGAGGAGTCTTCTTCCCCTTTTACCATAAATATCGTAAAAGGTGATATTACCTCCACCTTTTTTCCCGTAGTCCCTGCATTCTTTATTGGGACAATAAAAATCTTTTATTCTCACAAGGTTATTTTATATAATATAA
This region includes:
- the cobS gene encoding adenosylcobinamide-GDP ribazoletransferase, with product MSLTIFNSIITAFKFLTILPLGGYLPDERAIGKSIVFFPFVGITIGGILYISDYLLSTIFTRSVVDALLITVLVIITGGLHIDGFADTVDGIAGGKNPQDRLRIMKESNIGAVGVSCVVLLLLIKYSALLSIIEVQKGGALLMAPMISRWSQVQAICMGKSAREDGLGRIFIENGSAVKFLFATAFVTSMTIFVLPLIKVLLLLAIIFIISLIFLVFFNRMFNGVTGDAIGSVSEINEVIVLLVLLAMQ
- the rpsO gene encoding 30S ribosomal protein S15 translates to MPLQKEKKRDLIAKYRLHDTDTGSPEVQIALLSERINYLMEHFKFHKKDSHSRRGLLMIVGQRRRLLDYLKDNDAERYKRLIARLGIRK
- a CDS encoding DUF503 domain-containing protein, which produces MFVGILTIDIHIPENDSLKWKRHVLQSIKDRVRNNFNVSISEVDNSNLWQRTTIGVAVISNDRTHINQTLQGVISTIDRIPSIEIIDYRIEMM
- the rbfA gene encoding 30S ribosome-binding factor RbfA; this encodes MFHSYKRSERVGDLIRREIADIIMHKTKDPRIGFITVTGVDLSNDLRHAKVYISVYERETEGTEENTLQALKNATGFIRGELSKRIRLRFMPEIVFKLDKSAEYGEKIERLLRGQNE
- the cobU gene encoding bifunctional adenosylcobinamide kinase/adenosylcobinamide-phosphate guanylyltransferase — its product is MNTKSQKSDKKTSQLTTHNSRLIFITGGVRSGKSEYAMSMAEVIDGRKAFIATAESLDDEMAERIKRHRERRNQSWDTYEAPLDMYSTLRDISENYSVILIDCITLWLSNLILSGKNADNIFIIVDEFLRIIATCNSTVIVVSNEVGWGIVPDNRIAREFRDTAGRVNQMIASAADSVYMVISGIPLRLK
- a CDS encoding CDP-alcohol phosphatidyltransferase family protein, which translates into the protein MLGEKLGHSLDKLLAPIANILSLNGILSPNSLTLTGFLINLIASASFIFQLPKLAGILILLAGSFDLLDGILARNSGKTTRFGAFLDSVLDRYSDAALFGGLMVYYISNNSILYTLVTFGVMLGSFLISYTRARAEGLGIDCNIGLMERPERIILLSAGAITGLLEETLWILLVLTHITAIQRIYHAWKSTKTVS
- the truB gene encoding tRNA pseudouridine(55) synthase TruB, with the protein product MPKQSKSIEIQMDVVININKPEGITSQGVVNRVKRMLCIKKAGHTGTLDPFATGVLPVCTGKATKLFSRLINSDKEYIAAIKIGESTDTEDSSGTIIQAVNTSHITEGMVMDALQRFKGSISQIPPMYSALKLNGTPLYKLARRGIIVERKARIITIHHIEILGIALPFITLHIHCSAGTYIRTLAYDIGSVLGVGGHLVSLSRIRAGQFRIEDSIRLDELASYTKEGRTPKGMYSLEQVLLTMSN
- a CDS encoding pitrilysin family protein; translated protein: MYRQYTLDNGIPVVFDLMYDVHSAAVGVWVKIGSRDEIEDKNGISHFIEHMFFKGTKTRTAQDIAIEIDSIGGELNAFTSKEETTFYTRVLDEHLTTAIDLLADIFLNSVIDVQELKKEKRIIIEEIKMVEDTPDEYVHDLLYEVAWGRSALGRPVLGRKETVTSFTRDDLVDHIKNFYTSRDIVIAAAGNINPDSLFLALNRSFGKIPYINNKREYQSPQFSKGILMKKKKLKEVHICIGVEGIRYDNDDRYAVMLLNAMFGGSVSSRLFQEIRENRGLVYTISSYPVFYRDTGLLITYAGTGKSKAGEVIRLIIQEMRKLKEERVKDAELRRAKEHIKGGLLFALESTSHRMVQIARNEICFGRQITTEEIVQNIEDVTTEKIQEIAESIFKNESIAITVCGAINHLDLKEEDIKL
- a CDS encoding histidine phosphatase family protein, translated to MTTLYLIRHGEVVNAWEKRYNGQIDVPLTQYGIEQIKDISRRLDGVDIKVIYATGLIRTVRGAEIIAERLKRIPVIIKEELKERKLGKWEGLTLNEIIEQYPEGWSAWKADMMNYRPPGGESLRELSDRVVPAVRELITLHKGEEIVIVGHGGVNRVIICEALNLSPENFYRIEQKYGALNIIEYFDDGKTVVKLMNG
- the pnp gene encoding polyribonucleotide nucleotidyltransferase, coding for MGINIRDTELSLETGRIAKQADASVSVQYGDTIVLATIVSSKEPWDGFGFFPLTVDYQEKAYAAGKIPGGYFKREGRPTEKEILTSRLIDRPLRPLFTDGFCNETQIIVSVLSYGDENISDILGIIGTSAALTISEIPFLGPIGAVRIGRIGDKFIINPDLSEVEECSINLIVAGTEESVVMIEGGANEVSESEMIQAIRIAHQSIREIVELQKKFGAIYAVEKKVIPPLIIEEDIKRAVERIASEKIKEAIRIPYKQRRQNALDSILNETILILNSSSGQDLERDYSREISAVFFNLERDEVRGMILRDGVRVDGRGPGDIRPISCEVGVLPRAHGSAIFTRGETQSLVVATLGTSEDEQRIDALEGESTKAFMLHYNFPPFSVGEVKPLRSPGRREIGHGALAERALRPVIPDKTEFPYTIRVVSDILESNGSSSMATVCGGTLALMDAGVPIRSPVAGIAMGLIKEGDKTIVLSDILGLEDYLGDMDFKVGGTENGITAFQLDVKITGISLDIMEMALEQAREGRLHILKKMTEVISSPRPKLAAHAPRIYTIQIKPEKIRDVIGTGGKVVRSIIEQTGVKIDINDNGIINIASLDESAAQKAIEIINGIVAEAEVGKIYLGKVKRLVDFGAFVEILPGTEGLVHISQISDHRVMRVSDELREGDEILVKVIEIDKQGKIRLSRKEALRESDDVKRARDRTTVRK
- the cobO gene encoding cob(I)yrinic acid a,c-diamide adenosyltransferase, whose product is MRLQRGLVHIYTGKGKGKTTAAFGLAMRAVGEGLKVLIIQFLKGRVPLTGEAAIAKVMFQSIEILRFNDQVHPLFAGRNSDENKLKESIASAFAITRKKIESGEYDLVVLDEINNVIKGGWLSVAEVAELIKNKPVHTELVLTGRNAPKELIDISDYVTEMKMIKHPSKTGIKARRGIEY
- a CDS encoding bifunctional oligoribonuclease/PAP phosphatase NrnA, coding for MNKIIEIINRNSTFLITTHINPEGDAIGSELALFLILKKLGKKAMILNSDTVPLIYRFLPHSEAIVVSNPELVSGLSGDYDVLFIVDCGDLERTGLRIEGIRGKIAVIDHHITSKPFGDHSWIEPSASSTGEMIYELAVSLGVNIDTDIAINLYTCILTDTGSFRYSSTTPKALKIAGLLLEKGIDPWRVTEEVYESQSLNRIRLLGMVLSKIEISDDGKIAWIVVTQDMYRDTATTAEDTENFANYPRAIRDVDVSIFFRELENGRFKISFRSKGHIDVSAVAQIFGGGGHHNAAGCVIEAGLDDAKRMVISAVENIIRSV